In Patescibacteria group bacterium, the following proteins share a genomic window:
- the secE gene encoding preprotein translocase subunit SecE, with amino-acid sequence MINGIVNYVKSSIEEMKKVTWPTRKETYHYTLLVIGISIAMAIYLGAFDFIFQMAFQYVINR; translated from the coding sequence ATGATAAATGGAATTGTAAACTACGTAAAATCATCGATTGAGGAGATGAAAAAAGTCACCTGGCCGACCAGGAAAGAAACTTATCATTATACCCTATTAGTGATCGGCATCAGCATAGCTATGGCAATTTATTTAGGCGCGTTCGACTTTATATTCCAGATGGCGTTCCAGTACGTTATAAACCGGTAA
- the rplA gene encoding 50S ribosomal protein L1, producing MTKNKNNELADKAKVYSIEEAIELAKKTSKAKFDASVEVHFRLGIDTKKGDQQVRTAVSLPHGTGKTVRVAAFVSAANEQACKDAGGDIVGGDELIAEIKKTEKTDFDVAVAEPEMMKKLAPIAKVLGTRGLMPSPKNETVSLTPAKAVAELKKGKVSFKNDDTGNIHVAIGKVSFESQKLADNFRTLSEAIKKAKPSKSKGVYIKNVTISTTMGPGIKVNTA from the coding sequence ATGACAAAAAATAAAAACAACGAGCTGGCAGACAAGGCTAAAGTCTATTCTATCGAAGAAGCTATTGAGTTGGCTAAAAAAACCTCCAAAGCGAAATTCGACGCATCGGTTGAAGTTCATTTTCGTTTGGGAATCGATACAAAAAAAGGCGACCAGCAGGTTAGAACCGCGGTTTCCCTTCCCCACGGAACCGGTAAAACCGTCCGCGTTGCCGCTTTTGTCAGCGCCGCTAACGAACAAGCTTGTAAAGATGCCGGCGGAGATATTGTCGGCGGCGACGAATTGATTGCCGAAATCAAAAAAACTGAAAAAACCGATTTCGACGTCGCGGTGGCCGAACCGGAAATGATGAAAAAACTGGCGCCTATCGCCAAAGTGCTCGGCACCCGTGGATTAATGCCTTCGCCGAAAAACGAAACCGTATCCCTTACTCCGGCGAAAGCGGTGGCCGAACTGAAAAAAGGAAAAGTGAGTTTTAAAAATGACGACACCGGAAACATCCATGTCGCAATCGGCAAAGTAAGCTTTGAATCGCAAAAATTAGCAGATAATTTCCGCACTCTTTCCGAAGCCATAAAAAAGGCCAAGCCGTCTAAGTCTAAAGGCGTCTATATAAAGAACGTGACCATCTCAACGACCATGGGCCCTGGGATAAAAGTAAACACCGCTTAA
- the nusG gene encoding transcription termination/antitermination protein NusG, with the protein MARQTLNQGRRWYVIHTYSGYEENVSHNLKQRIDSLDMSGKIFNVLIPTEKKIKIKNGKRKVVEEKIFPGYVLVEMVVDDDSWYVVRNTPNVTGFIGTGTVPTPISEKEVKSLQKRMGVDEPKFIIDVAAGSPVRIIDGPFKNLEGKVLEVDEAKGKIKVLVSMFGRETPVELDFLQIKKL; encoded by the coding sequence ATGGCAAGACAAACACTAAACCAGGGACGAAGATGGTACGTAATCCATACTTATTCCGGCTACGAGGAGAACGTTTCCCATAATTTAAAGCAAAGAATCGATTCGCTCGACATGAGCGGAAAAATTTTTAACGTCTTGATTCCGACCGAAAAAAAAATTAAAATAAAAAACGGAAAAAGAAAAGTCGTCGAGGAAAAAATTTTTCCCGGCTATGTTTTGGTTGAGATGGTTGTTGACGACGATTCCTGGTATGTCGTCCGCAATACCCCGAACGTTACCGGATTTATCGGCACCGGCACCGTCCCCACTCCGATTTCGGAAAAAGAAGTAAAATCTTTGCAGAAGCGGATGGGAGTGGATGAGCCGAAATTCATTATTGACGTTGCCGCCGGTTCGCCGGTTCGGATTATTGACGGGCCTTTCAAAAATTTGGAAGGCAAAGTTCTTGAAGTGGATGAAGCTAAAGGAAAAATTAAAGTTTTGGTTTCCATGTTCGGCCGCGAAACGCCGGTTGAACTGGATTTCCTGCAAATTAAAAAATTATAA
- a CDS encoding inorganic phosphate transporter, with product MPDPFSLFIILIIIIALAFDFTNGIHDSANSIATIVSTRVLTPGKAVIWAAFFNFISFLIFGTAVAKTIGKGMIDINIVTPTVILCALLGAIIWNLITWYLGLPTSSSHALIGGYAGAAVAKAGFGAIIPGGWYKTLIFIVLAPLIGMILGYAFKVITSWLVRNRRPETVNRWSYFLQIFSAAAYSLGHGANDAQKTMGIITSLLFSAGWIASFNVPTWVVLSAHTAIAAGTLLGGWRIVKTMGQKICKLKPIDGFCAESASAISIFTATHLGVPVSTTHVITGAISGVGSARRFSAVHWDVTLRIVWAWVITIPLAGSIGALVYFISKFV from the coding sequence ATGCCTGATCCCTTCTCCCTCTTCATTATATTGATAATTATTATCGCGCTGGCGTTTGATTTTACCAACGGGATTCACGATTCGGCCAACTCAATCGCTACTATTGTTTCTACCCGGGTGCTAACTCCCGGCAAAGCCGTTATCTGGGCGGCTTTTTTTAATTTTATTTCATTCCTTATTTTCGGGACGGCGGTAGCAAAAACTATCGGCAAGGGAATGATTGATATTAATATTGTAACTCCGACCGTTATACTCTGCGCTCTGCTCGGTGCTATAATTTGGAATCTGATTACCTGGTATTTAGGACTGCCGACCAGTTCCTCGCACGCTTTAATCGGCGGATACGCGGGAGCGGCTGTTGCTAAAGCCGGCTTTGGCGCGATAATTCCCGGCGGCTGGTATAAAACACTGATTTTTATCGTGCTCGCGCCTCTGATCGGCATGATTTTAGGTTATGCTTTTAAGGTAATCACTTCCTGGCTGGTTCGAAACCGCCGGCCGGAAACCGTTAACCGCTGGTCGTATTTTTTGCAAATTTTTTCCGCCGCCGCTTACTCCTTAGGCCACGGCGCGAATGACGCTCAAAAAACCATGGGGATAATCACCAGTCTTTTATTTTCCGCCGGCTGGATTGCCAGTTTTAATGTACCGACCTGGGTGGTGCTTTCCGCCCATACGGCAATCGCCGCCGGGACGCTTTTAGGCGGCTGGCGGATCGTAAAGACCATGGGGCAAAAGATTTGCAAATTAAAACCGATTGACGGTTTTTGCGCTGAATCAGCTTCAGCCATAAGCATTTTTACCGCGACGCATCTAGGCGTTCCGGTTTCAACGACGCATGTAATTACCGGCGCGATTTCCGGAGTCGGCTCGGCCCGGCGCTTTTCGGCCGTGCATTGGGACGTAACATTGCGCATTGTCTGGGCCTGGGTTATTACTATTCCCTTGGCCGGGTCGATCGGCGCCCTTGTATATTTTATTAGTAAATTTGTTTAA
- the rplK gene encoding 50S ribosomal protein L11: MAKKIMTVIKLQVSGGQANPAPPVGPALGQHGINIQQFCVQFNEKTKDRMGETVPVEITVYEDRSFTFIMKTAPASELIKKAAGIPKGSSKPLTDKVGKISKDQVREIAKKKMSDLNTTDEEAAMRIIEGTARQMGVEVK; the protein is encoded by the coding sequence ATGGCCAAAAAAATAATGACTGTCATAAAATTGCAAGTTTCCGGCGGCCAGGCCAATCCGGCCCCTCCGGTCGGCCCGGCTTTGGGCCAGCATGGGATTAACATCCAGCAATTTTGCGTCCAGTTTAACGAAAAAACCAAGGATCGGATGGGAGAAACCGTTCCGGTAGAAATTACCGTTTACGAAGACCGGTCTTTTACCTTTATCATGAAAACCGCCCCGGCTTCGGAATTAATTAAGAAAGCCGCCGGAATTCCCAAAGGTTCTTCAAAGCCTTTGACTGATAAAGTTGGAAAAATTTCTAAGGATCAGGTACGGGAAATCGCCAAAAAGAAAATGTCGGACTTAAATACGACTGATGAAGAGGCGGCGATGAGGATTATTGAAGGCACGGCCCGGCAGATGGGGGTAGAAGTGAAGTAA
- a CDS encoding slipin family protein — MWLTIAISIAAAIVVFIIIPGLRVVQQYEKGVVFRLGKITGIKEPGLTWIIPYIEWMRKVDFRTITMPIPPQKIITKDNVSVDISAVAYYQVADAIKSIVAIENVMSAINQISQTTVRNIVGRFQLDEVLSERDAINKEIRTVLDNHTEPWGVVVSLVEIKDIELPENMQRAMAKQAEAEREKRSKIIAAEGELLASEKLGQAADIIAAHPIALQLRNLQTMAEISIEKNSTIIFPAQLMSSVKELKKFIEGEKS; from the coding sequence ATGTGGTTAACAATCGCCATCTCAATAGCCGCCGCTATCGTCGTCTTTATCATTATCCCCGGCCTGCGCGTCGTTCAGCAGTATGAAAAAGGCGTGGTATTCCGGCTGGGAAAGATCACCGGGATTAAAGAGCCTGGGCTAACCTGGATTATTCCTTATATTGAATGGATGCGGAAGGTGGATTTCCGGACAATAACCATGCCCATTCCGCCGCAAAAAATTATTACCAAAGACAACGTTTCGGTGGATATTTCGGCCGTAGCTTATTACCAGGTGGCTGACGCGATAAAAAGCATAGTAGCGATTGAAAATGTTATGTCAGCCATAAATCAGATTTCTCAAACAACCGTGCGGAATATCGTCGGCCGATTCCAATTAGACGAAGTATTGTCCGAACGCGACGCGATTAATAAAGAGATCAGGACGGTTTTGGATAACCATACCGAGCCCTGGGGCGTCGTCGTTTCGCTTGTGGAAATAAAAGACATAGAACTTCCGGAAAATATGCAGAGGGCTATGGCTAAGCAAGCCGAAGCCGAACGGGAAAAACGCTCGAAGATTATCGCGGCCGAAGGCGAACTTCTCGCCTCGGAAAAACTAGGCCAAGCCGCTGATATTATTGCCGCCCATCCGATTGCATTGCAGTTAAGGAATTTGCAGACTATGGCCGAAATCTCAATAGAAAAGAATTCAACCATAATCTTCCCTGCCCAGCTAATGTCCAGCGTTAAGGAATTGAAGAAGTTTATTGAGGGGGAGAAGAGTTAG
- a CDS encoding phosphatidylglycerophosphatase A, which produces MEVSPVISAPKERVKVEYGFWMFVATTFYSSFIPGWLYEKVVLAQPQGFIKSILLKFLGLILKGLGLGHPDKGGGLIGTAVAAINIIIVGEIWGYGYVFPLCAAVITFILGWPACHFAAKEIYAKYGQRTKHDGKSTRCDYNLLSIDEYHAMMLIWGMDRLVMMWLGFNSREDILFELLLDFILFRYWDTKKPKWVKRIESRFSSAFGVMIDDTLIAMQIIIIICFAWGIAYYII; this is translated from the coding sequence ATGGAAGTGAGCCCGGTAATATCTGCGCCAAAGGAAAGGGTGAAGGTCGAGTACGGCTTTTGGATGTTCGTCGCCACCACTTTTTACTCATCTTTCATCCCAGGATGGCTCTATGAAAAAGTCGTTCTGGCCCAGCCCCAAGGATTCATTAAATCGATCCTTTTGAAATTCCTGGGGCTAATACTTAAGGGACTGGGGCTCGGCCATCCGGATAAGGGAGGAGGTCTGATTGGCACAGCCGTCGCCGCAATTAACATAATTATTGTCGGCGAGATCTGGGGATATGGCTATGTTTTTCCTCTTTGCGCTGCCGTAATCACCTTCATCCTCGGCTGGCCGGCCTGTCACTTTGCAGCTAAAGAAATTTACGCCAAATACGGACAGAGAACAAAACACGACGGAAAGTCAACCAGATGCGACTATAACCTCTTAAGCATAGACGAGTACCATGCCATGATGCTCATCTGGGGCATGGACCGCCTTGTAATGATGTGGCTGGGGTTTAATTCGCGGGAGGACATCCTTTTTGAGCTTCTTCTGGACTTTATCCTTTTTAGGTATTGGGATACGAAGAAGCCCAAATGGGTTAAAAGAATCGAGAGTCGTTTTTCCAGCGCTTTTGGCGTTATGATCGATGACACACTAATTGCAATGCAGATAATTATTATTATATGCTTTGCGTGGGGCATCGCCTATTATATCATTTAG
- a CDS encoding DUF47 family protein encodes MKFLFPKQPKFSEHFKDLYDCIKEVTDLFTEMDFRAGMEERWRKAEEIEHKADDIICRIIGELDKTFITPFDREDIYALAEEMDEIIDLSEKVFHNIYLYGIMEKEEFMDQFVGLITDACVILERLVDKCFADRVDTKNLEKRAIRIQKLEDKGDVVFRNALAHIFEKGKNDPLLVIKWKDIIQDMEEIIDTYNHVGRSIVKIMVKST; translated from the coding sequence ATGAAATTCTTATTTCCCAAACAGCCGAAGTTTTCGGAGCATTTCAAAGACCTTTATGACTGCATAAAAGAGGTGACGGATTTATTTACGGAGATGGATTTTAGGGCCGGGATGGAAGAGCGCTGGCGCAAAGCCGAAGAAATTGAGCATAAGGCCGATGATATTATCTGCCGGATTATCGGCGAGCTGGACAAAACTTTTATTACCCCGTTCGACCGCGAGGACATCTACGCTTTGGCCGAAGAGATGGACGAAATAATTGATTTATCGGAAAAAGTTTTTCACAACATCTACCTTTACGGGATAATGGAAAAAGAGGAATTTATGGACCAGTTCGTCGGTCTGATTACCGACGCCTGCGTGATCTTAGAGCGGCTGGTCGATAAGTGCTTTGCCGACCGGGTGGATACGAAGAACTTGGAGAAGCGAGCGATCCGTATCCAAAAATTGGAAGACAAGGGCGATGTTGTTTTTCGGAACGCTCTTGCTCATATATTTGAAAAAGGGAAAAACGACCCGCTTTTAGTTATTAAATGGAAAGACATAATTCAGGATATGGAAGAAATAATTGATACCTATAACCATGTCGGCCGGTCGATCGTAAAGATAATGGTTAAATCTACTTAA